One Clupea harengus chromosome 3, Ch_v2.0.2, whole genome shotgun sequence DNA window includes the following coding sequences:
- the LOC105899633 gene encoding uncharacterized protein LOC105899633, translating to MQRDESAWMVTGVSPSGSVTSSLSVDTDVLSSDVLSSSESISSRSSWPAVFQVPRFSYDAELKLTQAAVAYLKDGTLFSPDPKLKSDVLDGLLQEIVKYKIYITGKQADQVAQSLIKRHPCLAERGSDTGYGGWKTSIKYKVSNYRSQLKKIGCPEVTVNALKNKPEGKQSPAFGVKKAKRAEVNFCPAYPATETEESLDATRKALLLDSKRKNNREAVRIQMEKTFALRRQEVVRDTPMVADFMARWPALFEVTEINAEFKRITTVPLQSKFLSQIDLHSDNLIKLFRKRGGQIGKSLQATIEKMTDCDIDAGRECLLKGLCMYMGEDPENLVQEYVGIDEVDVSKLIDDTTVGIYVLREHGSSEPEDIGVVLEGLKVLTDLDSIPSAVTMMLGLMYALNLRYPPDLRYTFEALQKIFMELDEGKLSNKVALLKNRLFQ from the exons ATGCAGCGAGATGAGAGTGCTTGGATGGTTACAGGAGTCAGTCCTTCTGGAAGTGTGACTTCGTCCCTGTCTGTGGATACAGATGTGTTATCTTCAGATGTGTTGTCTTCAAGCGAGTCAATAAGCTCGCGATCATCTTGGCCTGCAGTTTTTCAAGTACCGAGGTTTTCTTATGACGCAGAGCTCAAACTCACACAGGCAGCTGTAGCTTACCTCAAAGATGGCACTCTATTCAGTCCTGATCCAAAATTGAAGTCCGATGTACTTGATGGTCTTCTGCAGGAAATtgtgaaatataaaatatacatcACTGGTAAGCAGGCAGATCAGGTAGCCCAGTCTCTTATAAAGAGGCATCCGTGCTTGGCTGAGAGAGGATCGGACACCGGGTATGGTGGGTGGAAGACCAGTATTAAATATAAAGTATCCAATTACCGTTCACAATTAAAAAAGATTGGCTGCCCAGAAGTGACTGTAAATGCCTTAAAAAACAAACCCGAAGGAAAGCAAAGTCCAGCCTTCGGTGTGAAGAAAGCCAAAAGGGCTGAAGTAAATTTTTGTCCAGCATATCCAGCAACTGAAACTGAGGAGAGTTTGGATGCCACACGGAAAGCTCTACTGCTGGACAGTAAGAGGAAGAACAACAGAGAAGCTGTGAGAATCCAGATGGAAAAGACATTTGCTCTTCGAAGACAGGAAGTTGTGCGCGACACACCAATGGTGGCAGACTTTATGGCAAGGTGGCCTGCACTGTTTGAAGTCACAGAA ATCAACGCGGAATTCAAAAGAATTACGACTGTCCCACTTCAATCCAAGTTCCTGTCTCAGATAGACCTTCACTCTGACAACCTGATAAAGCTGTTCCgaaagagagggggacaaaTAGGGAAAAGTCTCCAAGCCACCATAGAGAAAATGACTGAT tgtgatatAGATGCTGGCCGGGAGTGTCTCCTGAAGGGTCTTTGTATGTACATGGGGGAAGATCCTGAAAACCTTGTGCAGGAATATGTG GGCATTGATGAAGTTGATGTCAGTAAATTAATTGACGACACAACCGTTGGGATTTACGTGCTGAGAGAACACGGATCGAGTGAACCGGAGGACATTGGGGTGGTACTCGAAGGACTCAAAGTATTGACCGATCTTGATAGCATACCGTCAGCCGTCACGATGATGTTGGGTCTGATGTATGCCCTTAACCTCAGGTACCCACCTGACCTTAGATACACCTTTGAGGCACTGCAAAAAATCTTCATGGAGCTTGATGAAGGCAAACTCTCCAACAAAGTTGCTCTGTTAAAGAACAGGTTGTTTCAGTAA
- the LOC116219181 gene encoding uncharacterized protein K02A2.6, translated as MSEVMDIVTHGRERELSDSLKPYLVRRNELTVQAGCLLWGFRVIISPPLRKQVLEELHSGHCGMVRMKEIARSYFWWPGLDAAIEDKAKSCSACQKMRIMPQLAPLHPWDFPEEPWQRVHIDFAGPLEDRMFLVVVDAHSKWPEVAIMKSTSSERTIEELRSIFSRFGLPMQLVSDNGPQLVSEEFQSFMEANGIQHIKSAPYHPATNGLAERFVQTLKQALKSSQGNGSLNKRLSTFLLTYRNTPHATTKVAPASAMMKRQLRTRLDLLRPLKTKQVVQTQQRAQVERRSKAKHRSFRAGERVLARNYCKGPKWIQATVVAQTGPVSYTVLTPENIIWRRHVDQLLPGTNLSDDSGQMANPEL; from the coding sequence ATGTCGGAGGTCATGGACATTGTCACtcatgggagagaaagagagctgtcAGACAGCCTAAAGCCTTACCTGGTGAGGAGGAACGAGCTCACAGTTCAGGCTGGATGCTTGTTATGGGGTTTTCGAGTCATCATTTCGCCGCCACTGAGAAAGCAGGTGCTTGAGGAACTCCATTCAGGGCACTGTGGCATGGTGCGAATGAAAGAGATTGCGCGCAGCTACTTTTGGTGGCCAGGCTTAGACGCAGCTATCGAAGACAAGGCCAAGTCATGTTCTGCATGTCAAAAGATGAGAATCATGCCTCAGCTAGCGCCACTACACCCATGGGACTTCCCAGAGGAGCCTTGGCAGAGAGTCCACATAGACTTTGCAGGTCCACTGGAGGATCGTATGTTCTTAGTCGTAGTTGATGCACACAGCAAATGGCCAGAGGTCGCCATAATGAAGAGCACTTCATCAGAGAGAACCATCGAAGAGCTACGGTCCATCTTCAGTCGCTTTGGATTGCCCATGCAACTCGTTAGCGATAACGGCCCGCAACTGGTGTCTGAAGAGTTCCAGTCATTCATGGAAGCAAACGGAATCCAGCACATCAAGTCAGCTCCCTATCATCCCGCCACGAACGGCCTAGCGGAAAGATTTGTGCAGACGTTGAAACAAGCTCTAAAATCATCACAAGGAAACGGATCGCTCAACAAGCGCCTAAGCACCTTCCTGTTGACCTACAGAAACACCCCCCATGCTACAACCAAAGTGGCCCCAGCGTCAGCCATGATGAAAAGACAGCTGCGCACACGACTCGATCTTCTGAGACCACTGAAGACTAAGCAGGTTGTACAGACACAACAAAGAGCACAGGTGGAGAGACGGAGCAAGGCAAAACACAGAAGCttcagagctggagagagagttcTTGCTCGGAACTACTGTAAAGGTCCGAAGTGGATACAAGCAACAGTTGTCGCACAAACAGGCCCTGTGTCCTACACAGTTCTAACACCAGAGAACATCATCTGGAGGAGACACGTGGATCAACTGTTGCCAGGAACCAACCTCAGTGATGACTCAGGTCAAATGGCAAACCCAGAACTTTGA